The following proteins are encoded in a genomic region of Arachis ipaensis cultivar K30076 chromosome B02, Araip1.1, whole genome shotgun sequence:
- the LOC107627197 gene encoding uncharacterized protein LOC107627197 yields MATHGRGRTCSRRESRNEQPDDNHAEFMAAMANLTSTMEENAAATLQAVQRLGQLAGNGSGYGNGNENGEGDGNDLVGAPMTLASFLNVHPPTFRDSTNSTEADNWFRAMECALQAQHVSANQYVEFAAYQLLGDTQHWWQGECQSMQLPNAEISWDAFQMAFYKKYFPESAREAMEMELLQLKQGSLSMADYTSQFEELYRFSRVCQGAPETYESWKCIKYQRGLKDNIMTAVAPLEIRIFSDLVNKARVVEEYA; encoded by the coding sequence atggctactcaTGGACGAGGTCGTACATGTTCACGAAGAGAGAGTAGAAATGAGCAACCGGAcgataaccatgccgagttcatggcggCAATGGCTAATCTTACGAGTACCATGGAGGAgaatgctgctgcgactctgcaagctgtgcagaggcTGGGTCAATTGGCGGGAAATGGGAGCGGTTATGGAAATGGGAACGAAAATGGAGAAGGAGATGGTAATGACTTGGTAGGTGCTCCAATGACTTTGGCTTCATTTCTGAACGTTCATCCACCAACTTTCAGAGATTCGACCAACTCAACTGAAGCAGACAATTGGTTCCGAGCTATGGAGTGCGCACTACAGGCTCAACATGTCTCGGCTAACCAATACGTGGAGTTTGCGGCTTATCAACTGTTAGGAGACACAcaacattggtggcaaggagagtGCCAGTCGATGCAACTTCCGAATGCAGAAATCTCTTGGGATGCGTTTCAAATGgcattctataagaagtactttcctgaaTCTGCAAGGGAAGCGATGGAGATGGAACTtttgcagctgaagcaaggttccttaTCTATGGCGGACTATACTAGCCAATTTGAAGAGCTTTATAGGTTCTCTAGGGTGTGTCAGGGTGCCCCGGAGACCTATGAAAGTTGGAAGTGCATCAAGTATCAAAGGGGCTTGAAGGATAACATCATGACTGCGGTGGCTCCTTTGGAGATTCGGATTTTCTCCGATCTGGTGAACAAGGCGAGAGTTGTTGAGGAATATGCATAG